The DNA window CGCACCCAGCAAGGGAAGACCGATCCATGACCCCGAACTCCGACGCACGCACCGGATATCGCCGCGGCCTGGCCGTCGCTGTTGCGGCCGTCGCGCTTGCCGTCTCCGCCGGCACCGCCATTGCCGGCAGCTGCCCGGCCGGCCAGGCGGGCGAGAACCTGATCAGCAGCGGGCCGAACGCGCCGGTCGGCGTGACCGACGAGGTGATCGGCCAGATCGACGTGTCCGCGCAGATCCCGGAAATCCCCGGCCACCTGCTGCGCACCCGTATGCTGGTGGTGCAGCCCGGCGGCGTGGTGCCGTTCCACAGCCACGCGATGCGGCCGGCCCTGATCTACATGCTGGAGGGCGAGATGAGCGAGTTCTCCAGCACCTGCATCGTGCCGATCGTGCACCGGGCCGGCGAGATCGCCGAGGAGACGGTCGGCGTCGCCCACTGGTGGCAGAACACCGGCTCGGTGCCGGCGAGGCTGCTGTCGTCCGACATCGTGCCGAGCCCCGACGACGCCTCGATGATGTGAGCCCGACCGGGCGCCGCGGCCCGCAGTGCCGCCCTGGCCCCGGCAACGGCGGCGGGGCGGAGCGGGCCCGACGCCCGGCCCCTTTGCCCGAAGGAGCGGACGCGACCATGTCCCACACCGGCGACGCCATGGCGATGCATGCCGAGGCCGGTCGCGGCGGCGCCACTGCGCGCCTGCTGCGTACCGTCGTTATCGGCCTGACCGCCTTCCTGACTTTCGTCGACCTGTTCGCCACCCAGGCGATCCTGCCGTCGCTGGTCGACCACTACCGCGTCAGCCCGGCGGCGATGGGCTTCGCGGTCAACGCCTGCACCATCGGCATGGCGCTGGCCGGATTGCTGATCGCGTTCGTCGGGCGGCGGATCAACCGGCGGCGCGGCATCTGGATCAGCCTCGCCCTGCTGTCGATCCCGACCACGCTGCTGTCGGTGGCGCCGGACCTGACCGTATTCGCCGGCCTGCGCATCGTGCAGGGCGTGTTCATGGCCTCGGCCTTCGCGCTGACCATGGCCTATCTGGCCGAGCGCTCGACCCCGCGCGAGGCAGCCGGCGCGCTGGCCGCGGCGATCACCGGCAACGTCGCCAGCAACCTATTCGGGCGGCTGCTCTCCGCCGCCGCGGCCGACCATTTCGGTCTGGCCGCCAACTTCTTCGTCTTCGCCGGGCTCAACCTGGCCGGGGCCGCGCTGGTGTTCTTCGGGCTCAGCCGCTGCACCCCGATGGCGGCCGGCCGGATGTCCGGCGCCTCGCCGATCCGGGTCTGGCTCGACCATCTGCGCAACCCGGTGCTGGCCCGGGTGCTGGCGCTGGGCTTCATCGTGCTGTTCGCGTTCATCGGCACCTTCACCTATGTCAACTTCGTGCTGGCGCGCGCGCCGATCGGGCTGAGCCCGATGCTGCTCGGGCTGGTCTACCTGGTGTTCATCCCGTCGATCCTCACAACGCCGGTGGCCGCCCGCGTCGCCGGCCGCCTCGGCGCCCGGCCGACGCTGTGGGCGTCGTTCGCCGTGGCTGCGGTCGGCCTGCCGCTGCTGCTGCTGCCCAGCCTGGTGCCGGTGCTGGCCGGGCTGGTGCTGGTCGGCGTCGGCACCTTCTTCGCCCAGGCGACCGCGACCGGGCTGGTCGGCCGCGCCGCGATGCGCGACGCCGGCGCCGCCAGCGGCATGTACATCGCCAGCTACTACCTCGGCGGCATGGTCGGCAGCCTGGTGCTGGGCCAGGTGTTCGACGGTCTCGGCTGGGCCGCCTGCATCGCCGGCATCGCGCTCAGCTTCGCCGTCGCCGCAGTGCTGATCCGCGGCATCCGGCTGGCCTGAGCCGGCGGCTCAGACGCCGCCCGCTCAGGCGCCGAACGCGACGACGCGGCCGCCGTCCGCGCCGACCGGTCGGCCGTCCTCGAGGCGGAGGTCGGTTCCGGCCGCGCAGGGCTGGAACCGCGGTTGGCCGTAGAGGCGCACCTCGTCGACACGTGGCCGGCCGGCGAGGGCGCCGGTGTGCTGCACCTCCGGCCCCAGCGCCAGCACCGCGCCGTCGCGGACGAACACGGGCAGGGTATCGAGCGGCACGGTCGCCTCATGCAGCCGGCCGCCGTCGACCGCCGCGCCGGTCCGGAAATCGCGCCAGCGGCCCTGCGGCAGGTAGCCCCGCATCCGGCCGTCCGGCGACGTGACCGGCATCACCAGCAGGTCGGGGCCGCACAGGAACTGCAGGTCGAACGGCCAGGCCAGCGGCTGGTCGGGGAAGGCCAGCGCCATCGCCCGCATCACCGGCAGCCCGGTGCGGCGGGCGTCCTCGACCGCGCCGCGCAGATAGGGGATCAGCCGGTAGCGCAGGCGGCAGAAGGCGCGCACGATGTCGCCGGCCTCGCCGGGAATCAGGTGCGGCTCGCGCGGGCCGATGCCGTGGAAGCGCATGTGGCTGGCGAACACCGCCGCCTGGGTCCAGCGCACCTGCAGGGCCGGCTCCGGGTCGCCGCCGTAGAAGCCGCCGATGTCGGTGGCATAGCAGGCGCCGCCGCTCATGCCCCAGCTCAGCCCGCCGCGGATCGACGCGGCCAGCCCCTCCCAGTCGGCCTGCGGGTCGCCGCCCCACTGGATCGGATAGCGCTGGCTGCCGGCCCAGCCGGCCCGGCCGAACACCATCGCGTCGTCGGTCCCGCGCGCCGCCACCGTCGCCTCGTGGACGCAGCGGTTGTAGAGCAGGGCATAGACGTTGTGCAGGCGGCGGCCGTCGTCGCCGTTCGCCGCCCGCATCCGGTCCTCGACCTGCTCGCCGAAGTCGGACTTGATCACGTCGGCGCCGGCGGCGAACAGGGCCGCGTGGCGGTCGCGCCAGTCGGCAAAGGCGTCCGGGTGGGTGAAGTCGACCAGGCCGGAGACCGGCAGCTGGGTCAGCACCTTGCCGAACGGCTCGGACGAGAAGGCGTATT is part of the Alphaproteobacteria bacterium genome and encodes:
- a CDS encoding cupin domain-containing protein; protein product: MTPNSDARTGYRRGLAVAVAAVALAVSAGTAIAGSCPAGQAGENLISSGPNAPVGVTDEVIGQIDVSAQIPEIPGHLLRTRMLVVQPGGVVPFHSHAMRPALIYMLEGEMSEFSSTCIVPIVHRAGEIAEETVGVAHWWQNTGSVPARLLSSDIVPSPDDASMM
- a CDS encoding MFS transporter translates to MSHTGDAMAMHAEAGRGGATARLLRTVVIGLTAFLTFVDLFATQAILPSLVDHYRVSPAAMGFAVNACTIGMALAGLLIAFVGRRINRRRGIWISLALLSIPTTLLSVAPDLTVFAGLRIVQGVFMASAFALTMAYLAERSTPREAAGALAAAITGNVASNLFGRLLSAAAADHFGLAANFFVFAGLNLAGAALVFFGLSRCTPMAAGRMSGASPIRVWLDHLRNPVLARVLALGFIVLFAFIGTFTYVNFVLARAPIGLSPMLLGLVYLVFIPSILTTPVAARVAGRLGARPTLWASFAVAAVGLPLLLLPSLVPVLAGLVLVGVGTFFAQATATGLVGRAAMRDAGAASGMYIASYYLGGMVGSLVLGQVFDGLGWAACIAGIALSFAVAAVLIRGIRLA